A stretch of Pseudolysobacter antarcticus DNA encodes these proteins:
- the hisF gene encoding imidazole glycerol phosphate synthase subunit HisF encodes MLTRRIIPCLDVRDGKVVKGVRFRDHVVMGEIVDLALRYRDEGADELVFYDITASPENRRVDRAWVERVARVIDIPFCVAGGIRNVADAREILHAGADKISVNSPALERPDLINELADAFGVQCVVIGIDSRLVDGEYRINQYTGDPEKMRELARRTLDWVIEVQQRGAGEIVLNCMGADGVREGYDLPQLQAVRGLCHVPLIASGGAGAVEHFRDVFVAADVDGALAASVFHSGAIPIDTLKKFLADADIAVRP; translated from the coding sequence ATGCTGACCCGACGCATCATCCCGTGCCTCGATGTGCGCGACGGCAAGGTCGTCAAAGGCGTGCGTTTTCGTGATCATGTGGTGATGGGCGAAATCGTCGATCTTGCCTTGCGCTATCGCGATGAAGGCGCCGATGAGCTGGTGTTCTACGACATCACCGCGAGCCCGGAAAACCGACGGGTCGATCGGGCTTGGGTCGAGCGTGTGGCGCGTGTGATCGACATTCCATTTTGTGTGGCCGGTGGCATTCGCAATGTGGCCGATGCACGCGAAATCCTGCATGCTGGCGCGGACAAGATTTCGGTGAATTCGCCAGCGCTGGAACGCCCCGATCTGATCAACGAACTGGCCGATGCGTTCGGCGTGCAATGTGTCGTGATCGGCATCGACAGTCGTCTGGTCGATGGCGAATATCGGATCAATCAATACACAGGCGATCCGGAAAAAATGCGCGAACTCGCGCGCCGCACGCTGGATTGGGTGATCGAAGTGCAACAGCGCGGCGCCGGCGAAATCGTGCTCAATTGCATGGGCGCCGACGGTGTGCGTGAAGGCTACGATCTGCCGCAACTGCAGGCCGTGCGTGGCTTGTGCCATGTGCCGCTGATTGCCTCGGGTGGCGCGGGCGCGGTCGAACATTTTCGCGATGTGTTCGTCGCGGCGGATGTCGACGGCGCTCTGGCCGCGAGCGTGTTCCATTCCGGCGCGATTCCGATCGACACGCTGAAAAAATTTCTTGCCGATGCCGACATCGCGGTGCGCCCATGA
- the hisIE gene encoding bifunctional phosphoribosyl-AMP cyclohydrolase/phosphoribosyl-ATP diphosphatase HisIE, with the protein MDKDKFLDSEAIDKLAWNKGDGLLPVIVQHALNASVLMLGYMNRTALQETLQSGKVTFYSRSKQRLWTKGETSGHFLLLQSAHIDCDHDTLLLHALPQGPTCHTGTASCFGDVATPRLSFLAELDALVAQRESERPAASYTTKLFASGVRRIAQKVGEEGVETALAAVVQDDEALLGEAADLTFHLLVLLRARGLGLDALLQVLQKRHQR; encoded by the coding sequence ATCGATAAAGACAAGTTCCTCGATAGCGAAGCCATCGACAAGCTCGCCTGGAACAAAGGCGACGGTCTGTTGCCGGTGATCGTGCAGCATGCGTTGAATGCCAGCGTGCTGATGCTCGGTTACATGAATAGGACTGCGCTGCAAGAAACGCTGCAAAGTGGAAAAGTGACTTTTTACAGTCGCAGCAAACAACGTTTGTGGACCAAGGGCGAAACCTCGGGGCATTTCCTGTTGCTTCAATCCGCGCACATCGATTGCGACCACGACACGTTGTTGCTGCACGCGCTACCGCAAGGCCCGACCTGCCACACCGGCACAGCGAGTTGTTTCGGTGATGTTGCGACGCCGCGTTTGAGTTTTTTAGCCGAGCTTGATGCACTCGTCGCGCAGCGCGAGAGCGAGCGTCCGGCCGCCAGCTATACGACCAAACTGTTCGCCAGCGGCGTGCGCCGGATCGCGCAGAAAGTCGGCGAGGAAGGTGTCGAAACCGCACTCGCGGCGGTGGTGCAGGATGATGAAGCATTGCTCGGCGAGGCGGCTGATCTGACGTTCCATTTGCTGGTGCTGTTGCGCGCGCGCGGACTCGGTCTGGATGCGCTGCTGCAGGTGCTGCAAAAACGCCACCAGCGCTGA